From a region of the Tiliqua scincoides isolate rTilSci1 chromosome 4, rTilSci1.hap2, whole genome shotgun sequence genome:
- the LOC136649673 gene encoding cytochrome P450 4B1-like: protein MDLGRIWHLAAVFCLTFLLLKALQLYRRRQELLATLSSFPGAPTHWLYGHIHEFASLSEIFKKYEKWSGLYPFALPVWHGSFSACLTITHPDYAKTLLARTDPKDNMTYRNMIAWIGKGLLVLDGPKWVQHRKLLTPGFHYTILKPYVTLMAESTKVMLDKWEQLVTQGKSVELFEHVSLMTLDSIMKCAFSHSSNCQMDRKNPYVQAVLDLCSLLFDRMHSILGLSDLTYWFTPQGFRFRKACQVAHLHTDEIIKERKKYLKDETELQKIQRKRYLDFLDILLFAKDDKGNPLSDEDLRAEVDTFMFRGHDTTASGISWLLYCMAQNPEHQQKCREEVKAIMGDRDYIQWDDLSKMTYCTMCIKESLRLYPPVPGVSQQLSKPITFFDGRSLLEGAWVVLSIYLIHRNPSIWNDPEAYDPLRFSPENISNRNSHAFLPFSAGSRNCIGQQFAMNELKVALAMTLLRFQLLPDSTNPPPMPVPQLVMRSENGIHLHLEKVV, encoded by the exons ATGGACCTCGGGCGGATCTGGCACCTGGCAGCTGTTTTCTGCCTGACTTTCCTGCTGCTCAAAGCCCTGCAGCTGTATCGCCGAAGGCAGGAGCTCCTGGCCACGCTGAGCAGCTTCCCCGGGGCTCCCACGCACTGGCTGTACGGCCATATACACGAG TTTGCATCCCTTTCTGAGATTTTCAAGAAATATGAAAAATGGAGTGGCCTGTACCCATTTGCCCTTCCAGTATGGCATGGGAGCTTCTCTGCATGTTTAACCATCACCCATCCTGATTATGCAAAGACATTACTTGCTAGAACAG ATCCAAAAGATAATATGACCTATCGGAACATGATTGCGTGGATTG GAAAAGGCTTGCTGGTCCTCGATGGGCCGAAGTGGGTTCAGCATCGAAAACTGCTGACTCCAGGTTTCCATTATACAATTCTGAAACCCTACGTCACACTGATGGCAGAGTCGACAAAAGTGATGCTG GATAAATGGGAGCAGCTGGTCACACAGGGGAAATCAGTGGAGCTCTTTGAACATGTGAGCTTGATGACTCTTGACAGCATCATGAAATGTGCCTTCAGTCACAGCAGCAATTGTCAAATGGACAG GAAGAATCCCTATGTCCAAGCTGTCTTGGACCTTTGCTCCCTGCTGTTTGACAGAATGCACTCTATCCTGGGTCTGAGTGACCTGACTTACTGGTTCACTCCACAAGGATTTCGGTTCCGGAAGGCATGTCAAGTTGCTCACCTCCATACTG ATGAGATCATCAAGGAGAGAAAGAAATATCTGAAGGATGAGACAGAACTTCAGAAGATCCAGAGGAAAAGATACTTGGATTTCCTTGATATTCTTCTCTTTGCCAAA GATGATAAGGGAAATCCACTGTCAGATGAAGACCTCCGGGCAGAGGTAGACACTTTCATGTTTAGGGGTCACGATACCACGGCCAGTGGGATCTCCTGGCTGTTGTACTGTATGGCGCAAAACCCAGAACACCAGCAGAAATGCAGGGAGGAGGTCAAGGCCATTATGGGGGACCGTGATTACATTCAGTG GGATGACCTCAGTAAGATGACTTACTGCACCATGTGCATTAAAGAGAGCCTCCGCCTTTACCCTCCCGTACCAGGAGTGTCCCAGCAGCTCAGCAAACCCATCACATTTTTTGATGGCCGCAGCTTACTAGAAG GTGCTTGGGTTGTGCTAAGCATTTATCTCATCCACAGAAATCCCAGCATATGGAATGATCCAGAG GCATATGACCCTCTGAGGTTTTCTCCTGAGAATATATCCAACAGAAACTCTCATGCTTTCTTGCCTTTCTCTGCTGGATCAAG GAACTGCATCGGGCAACAGTTTGCCATGAATGAGCTGAAAGTGGCTCTGGCCATGACTTTGCTCCGATTTCAGCTTTTACCTGATTCTACTAACCCTCCCCCAATGCCTGTTCCTCAGCTTGTCATGCGGTCTGAGAACGGAATACATCTTCACTTGGAGAAGGTGGTGTGA